The genomic region AAATAAAGTACGAAAAGTTACATTAAGTTTCAATTAAATTAGTTTTTTAATTCTTTTAAGCGCGTCAATCCCTCAAGAAAATAATAATCAGCGTAGGTGAGAACCATTACCATAGGAGCAATACATCACAAAACCAATATCATGATGTTGGTCTAAATCTTTAGCTTTCGCCAGTGCTTCCGTCCCTTTAATTGCTTCTGCTTTAGTATGCTCATGTGCCGATTGATGGTATAAATACCATAAAGAGCTTTGTTGAGGCTTCTGTTTTTTATTTAATACTGAAACGATAAATTCCTTTCTTGCTTTTTGATTTCGCTTTCAAACTTAAGCGGTAAATCCGATCGCCCCATACTTTGCTTAATCGGACATCATCCTGCTCAATAACATCCACAGAGGCATCAAATAGCTTCTTGTCAAAATGTAAGCTGTACGCTCCATTATTCAATTCCACTGCTCCGTTTTTAAGGATTGGTTCTTTCGCCAATAGAAAGTGAATTACATTCTCGTTCTGCGGATTGTCCAGATCGAATTGATCTGTAATCAACAAGGCATTATGATCGATTTTATATCTGCGTATCCAGGAGTTGATCTGCGCTTCTTTCGGATAAGCACCGGCGATATCGAGCGTAAATTCTTGAGCTTTAGCGTCGAACCTATTGTTATGCGATTTATACTGCGGACCAAAGCGTTGCTGATAACCATTAATTTGAGGAAGATTGTGATAATCGCTTTGCATCGTCCATATATCGTAACGTTCCTTCGAAAAAGTCTTCTTGTTGTAGGTACCAACGCCAGCGTCGATAAAGACAGGTTCTTGGTCAAGGAATAGCATAAAGCTGCCCACATCGTTGTGATTATGACTCTCCTTATTGAATCCGCCCTTGGCTGCGAAAAATACATTTTGATTTCGAATATAAAGAAACTCTGTTTCCGGATACCAGTTATGCGTATTCGTCGGAGTTGCCGCAGTCTCCTGCAAAATATCTTGTAAAGTTCCTAAATCCTCTAAACTGCGAAAAGCGTCGCGGGCGAAGTTGAATTTTGAGCTGGCTCTATCGTGTAAATATTTGGCAAATTGCTGCATCTCTTTGCTATTTACCGAACGCCCATAACGATAGATCAACAATGGATCAGCAGTGCTTTTCGCCGAAGCATCAGCGAAATTAACAACCCACGAATTGCCGCCAATGTACGACTGGGCAATATATTCGCCCATATCCTTAATCATTTGCTGATCGAATAGATTTACTTTGTTATTAGTCGCCAGAGCGAGGATTTTAAGATAATCGTATAGTTTTCCCGCTGCATGCCCCCAATAGGATGGACCTTCTTCACAAGCGCCATCGTGTTTGATATAATTGATGAATTTATCAACCGAACGCATTGTTTTATAAATCCCCGCGACTTTTCGCTGTTCATTATCTTCGATTAAAAGCAAGCAGGTCAACACATTGAAGTTGCACCAGGGATTCCAATTGTTAACGACTTGTTCAGGCTTTATCTCGAAACCCTGCCACCACATATCATTCCGCGTTAAATATGGCTGTATGACTCGCGACTGGATATTCATTTTTAAGCGAGAAGCAATCTCTGGATTTACCTTATCCATCTCATTTTTAAAAAAGTAGTGGATCCAAGAGAGCATAGATCCCATATCGCCAGCAAGCAGGTCGACAACCTGAGTATCTGATTGTGGCAAGCTTCGCTTAGAAGATTGATATCCCGAAACGTGGGCAGATAATGACCAGGTGCTCATTTCTGTGAAATACCAAACCCCATTAATGATTTGATCCAGAAAGCGTCCTTTACCCTCGGCAAGTTCCGCTAAAAACAACTTGCTAAGAGTCTTTGCATTTTCGTTCATGGGTTTTTCCATGATTACGCGCGAGCCACTACGTTCGAATTCAAGATAGTCTGTCGCTTTCACAACCTGCCATTGATAGGCTAGAGAAGCTTCACCTTCTTTAATCAAGGTTTTATAAACCGATTGCGTTAATGATTTCCAGGCATCACGATTATTGTAAGTTGGATAGGGAACCCATTGTTTGCTACTTAATAGGCTTTTCTGTAAATCTTGTTCTGTGAAATTTTTCGTGAGTAGATTCAGGTCGACCAAAGCGTTCAAATCAGCTTTCGTGGATAGCGATAGAATTAGAAGCAGAAGGATACAAAAGAAACGGCTCATATTAATTGGTTACAAAGGTTATGGTATTTAGCTATTTCTAAAATAATGAATTGCATCGCAAAACGCACTAAAAATCACGAAAACGATTTCATAAAATCGCTAACCAGGAAATGTTATTTAAGAAAATGTTTTTCCAGAAGCTTTCTTTTTTGTTAGTTAGAATAATTCTTATTTGGCATCCCAGAAGTAAGCATAGAGATCGGGGATTTCGCTATCCTTGATGGCATTTCTGACCGACCATTTATTATAGTCTAGCTGTATGATCTCAGGTATTATGCGGTCTTCATTGATGTCAAGAATCAGGTAGGAAGCATCTCTCGTGGATTCTTTGGACCGACCTACAGATCCGCAATTGATTGCCCATTTGTTCTCGATTTCTTTGACGAAGGAGTAATGGGTATGGCCCATGATCAAGGCATCGACCTGTTCTCGATCTAATAGAAAAGCAAAGGTTTCATCGGGCTCTTGTTCATAAAGATGCTTGTTATTGCTATCGGGGTGTGCATGGACAAGCAAGATCTGCCAGCGTTTGGCCGCGATTTTATAATCGAGTCGAATCTGAAAAGGAAGGTCTTTAAGGAAGGCTTTATTGTCTAACGTAATTGTTGCTTTGCTATGATTTATGGCAAGCTCTCTATCGCGGGCCTCTTCTGCAGAGTGGTTCGCTAATGCGACGATTTTGCTGTCTTCAGCAATCCATTGGTCGTGATTCCCTTGTAGACAGGGGATGTTCAGCGTCTTGATTAGTTCTATGCATTCGTTTGGCCATGGGGCAAAGTCTGCCAAATCACCTAAACAATAAATTTGTCTTATTTCTCGAGCCTGAATATCGTCAAGAACATGAATCAATGCAGGTAGGTTTCCATGTATGTCCGAAATAACCGCTATTTTCATTTTTACCAAATATTGTTAGTTGAATTTCGGTAAATATGCTTTAAAATAAGTAATTACCGCTATCGATTATAGGTAAGGATAAGCTTTATTTACTGTATATCAATACGTTAACATTTTTTTTCCTTTCAGAGAAATCGACAGTTTGTAATTATTATTTATAGATTTAATTATGGAGAATGGCAGACTTTTGCATCTCCTAATTATAAGTTAACTAAAACCGATTTTAAGGGTTTTAAAAAATGAGTTAAGTAAAAACAATAAATTGTATATTAGGAATACTTATGGCAGCAACCTTTTTAATCGACGAACAAACCTTAAAAGACATACAGCTAAGAGATTATAGTGGACGAACAATCTATGACTTTTTCGATCAAGCCATTACCGAAGGTGGGCAGGATTATTTTCGTGATGTCTTTTATACGCCTTTATTGAACATAGAGGGTATCAAGGAGAGACAGAAGAAAATTCGTCGTTTAGAGCCCGTTGCTGAGGTGGATTTCCCTTTTTATCGGGTCATTGTGAAAGACTTGGAAAAGTATATACATGCTTCCCATTCGGGCGCCAGGCATGGTATCAGTTTCTTGGATTTCCTAGGCGTTCGCTCGCCAATCTATTACTATAGAAAGCGATCTATATTAGAAGCGTCGGAATTTTTAATCTCTTCGATGAAGTTTTATCGGGAAGTCAATAAACATCAGGTCTATGAAGACATGACTGAAGTGATTGAGCTAACGAATGACTGCCTTAACCAGATATACAAGGGGAAGAAGCATGTAACCGATAAACTTAAAGTCAATATATTTAATATTGAGTCGCTCGATCGCTTGATTCGGTATGAGTTGGCCCCGAAACTGAAGAAGCTGATTCGTTTCTTTTTCGAAGTGGATGCCTACCTCGCCGTAGCCAAGATATCTAAGAGCTTAGGGTTTTGCTATCCGGAGGTCTATCCCAAGAATGAAACTGGCGAAATTAAGATGCAAGGGGTTTACCACATCTTTCATAAAGCGCCCGTGAAGAATGATGTTTCTTTAAAGCAGGAAAAAAAGATTTGGTTTCTGACCGGCGCAAATATGGCGGGGAAATCTTCCATTATCAAATCCATTGCTTCCGCACTCTACTTAACGCATATTGGCTTCCCGGTGCCTGTTGATGCACTACAAACTGATTTGATCGACGGGGTATTTACGAGTATCAATTTACAAGATAATCTGGAGTTGGGTTATAGCCATTTTTATGTGGAAGCAATTCGCTTAAAAGAGATTGTCGACCAGTTGCCTGTGGATTCCAATGCACTTATTATCCTCGATGAACTTTTTAAAGGCACCAATCACAGCGACGCGTCAAATGCGATTCTCGATGTCATGACAAGCCTGGCAGAAGTTGATGGACCCTATGTCATCGTATCGTCGCATATTACGGAGCTCTCCAAACAGCTCCAAGACGTGCCTTCCATTGATTTTATGCGAATGAAAATCGAAGGCGATGAAAATGGATTGCCCGTATTTACGTATAAGATTGCGCCCGGCATTGCGGAAGAAAAGTTGGGGATGTGGCTTTTAAAACAAAGCGGCGTATTTACTTCCATAGATCGGCTGAAGGGGGGTAGCTAAGGGAAGAATGACCATCTATCCCCATGTAAAGATGCTAAACATATCAAAACGCAGATTTAGAGATCTAAAAATAGTGTCAATCCTGATATTGGTCATTGGGAATGTTGTGAATTATGATGATATCAATTTTTATTTAACTGGTATTTAGTTAGTTATAATATTTCTAATTCGGTATATATTGAATTGTAATTATCAATTCGGTATAAAATATGTCTTTTTCTGATTAGCGTTTCGTTTACTTTTATGGTATTAGCCTTGCGATGGTAACAATGCCAACGCTGTAAAACCAAAAAATCTATGAAGAAAAACTTTTTTATTCCAAAAATCGCTCTTGCGTTATGTGCTGTTTGTATCACTGCCGCTAGCTATGCGCAAAATAGTCTGCCGAAGCAAGCGAAAATTAAACCTGAAGTATTAAAAGACAAACTTAAAGGCGGTTGGGCTGGTCAAGTGATTGGTGTAACCTTTGGAGGTCCTACGGAATTTAAATACAACGGCACTTATATTCCAGATAATAAGGTGATTCCGTGGTATGATGGATATATCAAGAAAACCATGATCGAATGGCCCGGGCTTTACGATGATGTGTACATGGATCTTACCTTTGTGGATGTGATAGAGAAGAAGGGGGTTGACGCTCCGGCAGCAGACTTTGCGAATGCTTTTGCCAATGCAGACTATGTTCTTTGGCATGCAAACCAAGCAGCGCGCTACAATATATTGAATGGCGTGATGCCGCCTGAGTCGGGACATTGGCTGAATAACCCCCATGCTGATGATATTGACTATCAAATCGAAGCAGACTTTGCCGGACTGATGAATCCGGGAATGCCGAATTCTGCATCTGATATATCGGATAAGGTCGGTCATATTATGAATTACGGTGATGGCTGGTATGGTGGTGTTTATGTCGGCGCATTGTATACGATTGCTTATATCTCTGATGATGTCAATTTTGTGGTCAAGGAAGCTTTAAAGACGGTCCCTGCACAAAGTGATTTTTATAAATGTATTGCCGACGTGATCAAATGGCATGCTCAATATCCAAAAGACTGGAAGCAAACGTGGTTCGAGCTCCAGAAGAAATGGTCGGAAGCACATGGATGTCCGGATGGAGCATTCGGCCCATTCAATATCGACGCAAAAATCAATGCTGCCTATATCGTACTCGGCCTATTGTACGGGGAAGGTGACTTCACAAAAACCTTAGAGATATCGACCCGAGCAGGTCATGACTCTGATTGTAATCCGTCGAATGCAGGAGGCGTCTTGGGGACTATATTAGGTTATGATAAGATTCCGGCGTATTGGAAAATGGGACTAAAAGAGGCGGAAGATATCAATTTCAAGTATACCGATATTTCACTGAACAAGGTGTACGAGATCGGCTATAAACATGCTATTCAAATGATTAAGAAGAATGGTGGTAAAGTAGGTGCAAATGAGATTGTTATCAATGTGCAGCAGCCGAAAGCTGTTCGCTATGAAAAAGCGTTCGAAGGAACTTATCCAATTGAACGTATGAATTTGGGCAGTAGAAAATTGACCTCAGAACATGCCTTTGATTTCACCGGAACGGGTATCGTAATCAAAGGAAATGCTGCTAAGGATGCAAATATCAAGGAGGAATACACGCTTGAATTAACAGTTTACATCGATGGTAAAGAAGTAGAGCGAACAAAAATGCCGACGGATTACAAAACAAGAAAGCACGAGATCTTCTGGAAGTATCAGTTGCCAAAGGGAAAACATAATGTAAAAGTGGTCGTAACGAATCCGAAAAAAGGATATCATATCCGTATGACCGATGCGATAATTTATTCTGATGCACCTATTGACGGTATACATTTTCATGAGGGAAAACATGATTAAATAATGTCATCCAAACAACTCAAAAGACTAAAAAGAGAATTCGATTAGTCATCGTCAAGTTAAAGGGCTTTCATACGCTATACATAGCCCAATGAAAGCCCTTTCCAATTGGGTTTGATTGGGGTTATCATTGGGTCACCATTGGGTTTGATTGGGGTTATCATTGGGTTATCATTGGGTTTGAAAGGGCTTTAAAAGGGTAGTGCCTCGAACTAGGGCCGGCCTATATTTGATGAAGAACTATACAAGAAAAGCCAAGTCTCCTGACCTGGCTTTTCAATCGAGTTATTTATAGGGGTTTTTATTATTAAAAGGTAATTACGATTTTACCTCTGGTGTGACCTTCTAATATCTTGCTGTAGGCTTCAGCTGCTTTTTCAAACGGAAATGTACTGTCGATTTCCCATGCGAATTTTCCAGCTTCGATGCCATCGACTACATGCTGTAGGTTTTGTGGATTTCTTTTTACCCAAAACGGCACCACGCGTTTGGACGAAGTCGGTTTTCCTGCTTTGCAGGTAATTCCCCATCCGTACCGAAATTCTTGTTGACAGTTTTGGGTAAATTTCCTTTTCAAGTTTGTTATAATAACCTTGTAGGATTCTCTTACTTAATTTTTCCTCTTCAGATAACTTACCCGTATTTGTGTGCAAGACATTTCGGAGTTTAGCCAATTCCGCTTTTTGGAACTCCTTTGATGTAACAAACCAGGGTGGAAACATCTTTTCAAATCTATCTTTCCACTTCTGTACATCATCCCAGCATTTGAAAATTCTGTTTGTCATACCGAATCATTTTAGGGGTGTACTACTGCACACCCTGTGATTTCTTGTTTTTACCTTGCTTTGGTGCCCTTTTAATCAGCTTATCTGATTGCTTTGGGTCAGTGGTCAATTCCTCTTTTTTTTTATGTGGGATGAATTGTTTCACTAAATTTTCATCATAGATATTTATTCGTCAGTTAAAAAGATAATTATAATGGGTTAAATCGGCTTAAAATTTGAAGTTATTATATTTATCTTTACATTGGTCAGTCTATATCACCTGCAATGGATAATATTAAAGAAGTATTTGAGAACAAGTTGAAAATTGATTCTAAAACAGTGTCAATTGATTCTTTATTTAATAACGAAGATAAACTTAGAAACACAAACTATAAACCATCATACCAGAGAAATTATGTTTGGGATGATGAAAAAGCTACCTATTTTATTGAGAGCATTCTGTTAGGAACTGAAATTCCACCACTAATTTATTTTCGGAATATATCTAAAGTTGAGGTAATCGACGGAAGACAAAGGTATCAAACTATTTTACGGTTTATTAATAATGAATTTAAGCTTAAAAAAAGTGGTTTGAAAAAACTATCTACAAAAGATTTTATTTCAAAAAACTTCGATTCATTAGAAAAGAAGTATCGTGATTTAATATATGATACAAAACTAAGAATAATTGAGTTTAGCTTCAATACAAAAATAGGTATCACTGATGCAATTGAAGATAGTGTTAAGAAGGAGATTTTTAAAAGGTATAATTCTGGAATTACCCCCCTTAAAACAAGTGAAATAGATAAGGCGGATTTTTTATTTGATAATGTTAATGATTACTTTAAAAAGGAAGTCATTAGTGACAAACGTTTTTTTGACACCTTGAAGAGTTTGTTCCATTTTGAAAAATTTAATGAAGAGATCCTTCTAAAGAAAATTCGGGAGTTACTTGTTATTGATAATATTCCAATCAAATATTATTCTGTAAAAAAGAGTAACATAATTAATCAATTTTATGAATTTTTATTTGAAGATTTTGAAAGTGTTGATATAAAAGAACTCCACAACACGTTTACTGCCAAAATCAATATTTTGGAGAGAGTAAAAAATCGAATTTCTAAATCAGAGGATTACAATAGATTAATTTCAGAATGTTTGTTTTGGGCATTGTCTATTTATCAAAAAGAAAAGGGAAATCTTAATATTAGTAATTCAGAGATTGAAAAAATTGCAAGCTATATTGACGATAATATTGAGCAGTATATAATGGACAGAAGCTCCTTTGCTATTCATATAAAGAATCGGTATGAGAATGTTTCGAAGATTTTCAAAAAACTATTTAATATTAATTTTA from Sphingobacterium sp. BN32 harbors:
- a CDS encoding ADP-ribosylglycohydrolase family protein; amino-acid sequence: MKKNFFIPKIALALCAVCITAASYAQNSLPKQAKIKPEVLKDKLKGGWAGQVIGVTFGGPTEFKYNGTYIPDNKVIPWYDGYIKKTMIEWPGLYDDVYMDLTFVDVIEKKGVDAPAADFANAFANADYVLWHANQAARYNILNGVMPPESGHWLNNPHADDIDYQIEADFAGLMNPGMPNSASDISDKVGHIMNYGDGWYGGVYVGALYTIAYISDDVNFVVKEALKTVPAQSDFYKCIADVIKWHAQYPKDWKQTWFELQKKWSEAHGCPDGAFGPFNIDAKINAAYIVLGLLYGEGDFTKTLEISTRAGHDSDCNPSNAGGVLGTILGYDKIPAYWKMGLKEAEDINFKYTDISLNKVYEIGYKHAIQMIKKNGGKVGANEIVINVQQPKAVRYEKAFEGTYPIERMNLGSRKLTSEHAFDFTGTGIVIKGNAAKDANIKEEYTLELTVYIDGKEVERTKMPTDYKTRKHEIFWKYQLPKGKHNVKVVVTNPKKGYHIRMTDAIIYSDAPIDGIHFHEGKHD
- a CDS encoding heparinase II/III family protein, with product MSRFFCILLLLILSLSTKADLNALVDLNLLTKNFTEQDLQKSLLSSKQWVPYPTYNNRDAWKSLTQSVYKTLIKEGEASLAYQWQVVKATDYLEFERSGSRVIMEKPMNENAKTLSKLFLAELAEGKGRFLDQIINGVWYFTEMSTWSLSAHVSGYQSSKRSLPQSDTQVVDLLAGDMGSMLSWIHYFFKNEMDKVNPEIASRLKMNIQSRVIQPYLTRNDMWWQGFEIKPEQVVNNWNPWCNFNVLTCLLLIEDNEQRKVAGIYKTMRSVDKFINYIKHDGACEEGPSYWGHAAGKLYDYLKILALATNNKVNLFDQQMIKDMGEYIAQSYIGGNSWVVNFADASAKSTADPLLIYRYGRSVNSKEMQQFAKYLHDRASSKFNFARDAFRSLEDLGTLQDILQETAATPTNTHNWYPETEFLYIRNQNVFFAAKGGFNKESHNHNDVGSFMLFLDQEPVFIDAGVGTYNKKTFSKERYDIWTMQSDYHNLPQINGYQQRFGPQYKSHNNRFDAKAQEFTLDIAGAYPKEAQINSWIRRYKIDHNALLITDQFDLDNPQNENVIHFLLAKEPILKNGAVELNNGAYSLHFDKKLFDASVDVIEQDDVRLSKVWGDRIYRLSLKAKSKSKKGIYRFSIK
- a CDS encoding zinc-binding dehydrogenase, yielding MKRKFTQNCQQEFRYGWGITCKAGKPTSSKRVVPFWVKRNPQNLQHVVDGIEAGKFAWEIDSTFPFEKAAEAYSKILEGHTRGKIVITF
- a CDS encoding metallophosphoesterase → MKIAVISDIHGNLPALIHVLDDIQAREIRQIYCLGDLADFAPWPNECIELIKTLNIPCLQGNHDQWIAEDSKIVALANHSAEEARDRELAINHSKATITLDNKAFLKDLPFQIRLDYKIAAKRWQILLVHAHPDSNNKHLYEQEPDETFAFLLDREQVDALIMGHTHYSFVKEIENKWAINCGSVGRSKESTRDASYLILDINEDRIIPEIIQLDYNKWSVRNAIKDSEIPDLYAYFWDAK